The Candidatus Nezhaarchaeota archaeon DNA window GAGAGCTAGGGAGATAGCTGAAGAGGGTTTTAAGACGTTGAGCTTGGTGATCGTTGTCAACGGCTCGTCCCTAGTGGTAGTGAATGGTCAGGACAGTGAGCTTTCAGTGAGTAGCTTATCATTGTACTGCATCAACGGTGATGTGGTGAATGTTGAGGTAGATTGGTGCATTCCTGGAGGTTCTGTTAGTGCACATCAATTACCTGAGGTTTCTGATGTGTTAACGACCTGCATAGCAATAGGGCTTACACTTAAGGAAGGAAGGAGGCTCCTGCTACCTCTGAACAGAGTCTAGCTATGATGTTATTGGAATCTTAAGCTTCCTAATTAACTCTTTGTACCTATTCCTGACAGTGACCTCAGTTACTTGAGCTGCTCTAGCTATCTCCTTTTGAGTCTTCCTCTCACCGGTTAATAGAGAGGCAATGTATATAGCGGCTGCTGCAAGACCTGCTGGATCCTTACCTGCAGTTAAACCGAATTTTCTAGCTTGCTGTATTATCTCAATGGCCTTTCTCTGCAGCACACCGCTTAAGCTTAAGGAGCTAACTATTCTTGGCACGAAGTCCACTGGATCTGCTATTGGTATGTTGAGCTTAACATGTCTTAGCAATAGTCGGTAGCATCTAGCTACATCCTTCCTCCCAGCTCTAGTGCAGTCTGCTATCTCATCAAGAGTTCTCGGGATCTTGAGCTGCCTACAAGCAGCGTATATGGAGGCCGCCATGACAGACTCTATTGAGCGCCCCCTAACGAGACCTGCTTTAACAGCTGCCTTGTATATCTTGAGGGCCTCCTCCTTAACGTTCTGAGGTAGATTTAATCTAAAGGCTATGCGCTCAAGATGATTAGTTGCTTGCTGAATATTCCTATCTTGTGAGGTCTGAATTCTACTCCTTATTTGCCATCGTCTCCACCTTGAGACCTCAAACACCTTTTGAGGGCTTAGTTTATGGCCTGTTGAATCCCTAATAGGCCATTGTATGACTGTAGGAGATACCCCTTCAACTGAAGTAGTTGAAATGGGGGGGCCAACTCTATCCCTCTTCTCTCTTTCCTCAGGAGTAAAGGCTCTCCATTCTGGACCCTGATCTATGAGCTTCTCATCAATGACCAAACCACAATTCATGCAGGTAAGTTCCCCACGATCATAGCTCCTAATTATGTTTGAACTGCCACAATCTGGACAGCGATCAATACCCTTCACCTCTATATCAACATTCCTTGTGCTCATAATTCCACCACCAAAAGGCTTCTTGAAATACACATCACCCCATACCTTCAAGCTAAACTTTTCAAGGGATCTACCTCGTATCCCAAATCCTCTTAGGTAAGAGAGGTAGAAGCAAGATCAGGTATATTTAAACTTTTTCATTCTTATGGGGGAGGATAAATATAAAGTTTTCTACCCTAAAAATTGCCGTAACGAGTATGGAATTAACTTGTCCAGGAATGGAGTAAACATTAGACAACTCTACAGATTAACAGCAAGAAGATTCATAATAAAGTGAGGTGTACGGGTAAAGCATGTGCAACCGCAAGAGACGAGAGCTAAGATTATAAAGGCTCACTTGCTTGTTAAAAGGTGGGCCCGTGGCGCAGTCCGGATAGCGCGGCGACAACCATTAAGGTTGCCGTAAGCCTCCTAAGCCGTTGGTCGGGGGTTCAAATCCCCCCGGGCCCGCTAGCTTAGCTAAAGATTTAAAAGCCTTCTCAAAGCTCAATCTGAGCTTTGAGGTTGGTGCTGAGAGTGGAGAGAGAACCCTTAGTCTATATAGATGGAAATCTAGTACCCAAGAGCCAAGCCAAAGTATCAGTCTTCGATCATGGCTTTCTCTATGGTGATGGAGTCTTTGAGAGCATCATAGTAACTGATGGAGTCGCATTCAAGTTAAAAGAGCATGTTGACAGACTATACGACTCCGCTAAAGCAATATGCATCGACATTCCCATGAGTAAGGAGGAGATGGTGAAGACCATAGTAGATGTGGTGCGCGCGAACGGCTTTAAAGACGCCTACGTTAGGGTCATAGTAACTAGAGGTGTTGGTGACTTAGGCTTAGACCCGAGGAAGTGTTCAAAGCCGACTATAGTCATAATCGTGGATAAGATAAAGCTGTACAGTGATGACGCTTGGAGTAAAGGGCTCACTGCCATAATATCCTCTGTGAGAAGAGATAGAGTAGATGCTACAACTCATGAAGTGAAGTCAATGAACTACCTAAACAACATACTAGCCAAAATCGAGGCTAACGCTGTGGGAGCTGATGAAGCGATAATGCTCGATGATAGAGGTTTCGTCGCCGAAGGCACAGCTGACAACATTTTTATTGTCAAGAACGGTGTGATATATACACCGCCAAGAAGTAGTGGTATACTACCCGGAATCACGAGGGCTAGAGTAATGAGACTTGCTGAAGAACTGGGCTATAGGGTAATCGAGAAGGATGTAACACCAGCTGAGCTCTTAACCGCTGATGAAGTCTTCTTAACCGGTACAGCTGCTGGCATAGTCCCGGTCGTTAAGATTGCTGGAAGAGTCGTAGGTGACGGCAAGCCCGGACCGATAACGAAGAAACTTCTAGAGAAGTTCAGAGAGCTCGTGAGGGATCCATCGGAAGGAGTTAGGATATTTTGATGAGGAGCAATAAATAAAGGGTTTTAGGGTTAAGTATAAACTTCAGCACGTTGATAGAATGGTTGGATAGATGCCACAACCTCTACAGGGAATGGGTGTTCTGCTCTCAAACTCTGAACCCCAGCATCACCGACACTAATCAAAGCGAAGACCCCAGCTACGTTAGCCTTCATCTTCTTCACCATGCTTATGAGAGCCTGTACCGTACTCCCAGTTCTTATTAAGTCGTCAACTATTAGGACGTCGTCTCTACTTGATATTGCGTTTTTTGGAATGTAAAGAGAGGTCATGTAGGGGCCTGTAGGATAAGATTCCTCTATATAGTCCCTCACGCCCATCTCCTTATACCTCTTAGCTATTACCAATGGGACCTCGAGCGTAAGAGCTATTGAGGTGGCTATAGGGACACCGTTAACTGCTGGTGCTAGCACCTTTGTTATTCTCTTACCCGCAAACTTCATCATTACATAATGTGATGCCCTCATTAGGATTAAGGGGTCGTTAACTATGTTCGTCGTGTCGACATAGCCGTAAGGATCTACGGTTACCTTCTCGTATATAACTTGATGAAGCTGTTCGATTTTATCCAGAGATTCCCAAAGTTTTTTCGCTGTGTCATCTCCCGGGAGAACGTCTCCCTTAACGTATCTGCATAAAACAGTTTCAGGAATCCCAGTTCTTCGGGCAAGCTCGCTATATGAATAAAACTTCTTTAATAACCTTAGTCTCTCAATGACCATGAATCTAAACCTTAAACTGGCTTCACGTCTTCTCGTAAACATCTTCCTCCAGCTACGCTAACTTCTAAGTCCCTCTATGTAATACCTTTAGGTCATAAGAATACTTTATTAATTTTTATTTCTTTACCTAACCCACCACTTAAATTTCCATGAAAACTGTGAGCGACAATGTTTCTCCTACAACACCAGACCATGAGGGGTAAAGAAATTTTCTCACTCCCATGCACGATCCAAAAGATTCTCACCCCCAGCTCTAATAGTTTCAATGCATAATTTTCAAGTTATGAGGGGGGACGTTATGTAGACTTCTTTCATTTGAAGTAAAGTTTATTGGGATCCAGCCAAGAGTAGGGAAGGAAGGGATTATGGGAGGAAGGCAGAAGACAACGCTATTAGAAATGTTTGAAGAGAAGGAGAAGAAGAGTAAGACCGAGAAGAAAACTAAAAAATAAGATAGTTTTCATGTTGATTACATGAAGAACGTTGGACACGAAGTTAGAAGCAGCCTAAAATATTAAAGACGAACCCCTCATTAGGAGGAAGTCTAATGTTCGTTAAATTGATGAAAAGAGCGCGATGCTGAGACCTAATAGAAGCTAGGTTGTCGAAAAGAGCAAAAAGGATGAGACCTATGGTCTTGTCTCCGTCTAAGAGAAGGACAATACACTCTTGTGATCGTGGTAAAGATCTTGGAAGCAATATCGAGGCAACAGTGTAAGAGAGGCTTGGAGTAAGAGCTGGCTTACTAGCGTGAATAAAGGTAGGAGCAGAGTAAAGCTATGGAATCACGCACATAATGCTACAATGTCTAGAATGCACACCTCGAAAAACTATTTTAAGCATAAGAAGCCAAGCAATTGGTTAAAGAAAGCCAAAAACACATGAGTTAAGTTCACAACTAATGTGGTAGACTATGATTATGTCTCTCCTTCTTCTTTAGCTTCAAATAATCCAGCTTTTGAGCGATGACCTCCTGATTCTTTACCTTTCTTCAATTCTCTTTCACGTTGCTTTCTCTTCCACTTATAATTGTGCGTCCCCTTTAGACCCCTCGACTTTCTCAGCCCTCTCATCTTCTTGCCCGCCGATGTTAACGCCCTAAATGCCCTTCCTCTGTTAGCTGGTCTACATATCCAATTTATCTCTGGATCACTCTGTATGGCTGGATGGTTGGGGTCTACCATTATCACCTCATACCACTTGTAACGTCCATCTTCACCAACGTAGTAGCTATTTAGAACCTCTAGATTCGGGAATTTTCTAGCTGCTCTCTCCTCAGCTATTAACCTTAGGCTCTTCCAAGTGGTGTAACCGTGAACCCCCATTCTCTTGGGTCTCCTGCCAGAATCCGGCCTCGGCTTCCTCTGTCCCCCCTTCCTCACCCTAACCCTCACAACCACGAAGCCCTGTTTAGCCTTATAGCCTAGCGCCCTAGCTCTGTTGAGCCTAGTGGGTTTCTCGATCCTAACTACTGTGGGCTCCCTTCTCCACTCTATGAGGCGCTGTCTCATCACCTCTTTCATCTCACCCTCATAGGGTCTTTTCCAGTGCTCCGCTATGTAATGGTACATGGACTTCAACTCTAGCACCTCTCGGTCTAGGATCATTAGCTAACTTAAATGTTTTCGCTCAGTTATACGATGAGTTAATTTCTCCGCCCCCAAATTAACTCTTGTGGAGTTACATGTTCGAGGTCTTCCTACTTAGACCAGATGCCCTTAGGGTTTGGAATCACCCTGAAGTTAAGAAGAGACTTGGATGGTACTACAAGGTTATGGTAGGCGAGAAACCAGCTAAGTACAGGATATGCAAGAGGATTGAGGTGGATGTAGACTTGTCAGTTGATGACGAAGAGCTTTGGAGAGCACATGAAGAGGGAGCTAAGAGGTTCTCCGAGGTCTGGAGGGAGATAGCTTCAGGTGGTATGAGGATTGAGGACCTTGAAGAGCCTAAGGTAAGCCTTCTAGATGTGAAATCCGAGCTAGTCAAGAGGATGCTGAGGTCCTGCATATTCTGTGAGAGGAGGTGCAAAGTGAATAGGGAGAAGGGTGAGAAGGGCTTTTGCAAGTTAAATGCTACTGCTAGGGTCTCTAGCTTCTTTCATCATTACGGTGAGGAAGCCCCATTAGTACCAAGTGGTACTATATTCTTCACGAGCTGTAGCTTCAAGTGCGTTTATTGTCAGAACTGGGACATATCAACTGATCCATACAACGGAGTTGAGGTAACGCCCAAACAACTTGCATCTATAGCTACTAGACTTAGGAAAGAGGGCTGTAGAAACATAAACTACGTTGGCGGAAATCCTGATCAATCCATGCATGTGATAGTTGAGTCTCTTAAGTACATGGACATTAACGTGCCGATACTTTGGAATAGCAATGCTTACTCGAGCTTAGAGGCTATGGATATACTTAAGGACATAGTTGACATATGGCTTCCAGACTTTAAGTACGGTAATGATAAGTGT harbors:
- a CDS encoding radical SAM protein, which gives rise to MFEVFLLRPDALRVWNHPEVKKRLGWYYKVMVGEKPAKYRICKRIEVDVDLSVDDEELWRAHEEGAKRFSEVWREIASGGMRIEDLEEPKVSLLDVKSELVKRMLRSCIFCERRCKVNREKGEKGFCKLNATARVSSFFHHYGEEAPLVPSGTIFFTSCSFKCVYCQNWDISTDPYNGVEVTPKQLASIATRLRKEGCRNINYVGGNPDQSMHVIVESLKYMDINVPILWNSNAYSSLEAMDILKDIVDIWLPDFKYGNDKCAERLSMVPRYFEVVTRNLKIMHESGDMIVRHLVLPNHIECCTKQVLKWLAENCPRCLVNIMEQYRPEHEVARRPYLYPDINRRPTMDEMNKAYSIAKELGIVYEPVS
- a CDS encoding phosphoribosyltransferase family protein encodes the protein MFTRRREASLRFRFMVIERLRLLKKFYSYSELARRTGIPETVLCRYVKGDVLPGDDTAKKLWESLDKIEQLHQVIYEKVTVDPYGYVDTTNIVNDPLILMRASHYVMMKFAGKRITKVLAPAVNGVPIATSIALTLEVPLVIAKRYKEMGVRDYIEESYPTGPYMTSLYIPKNAISSRDDVLIVDDLIRTGSTVQALISMVKKMKANVAGVFALISVGDAGVQSLRAEHPFPVEVVASIQPFYQRAEVYT
- a CDS encoding transcription initiation factor IIB, which produces MSTRNVDIEVKGIDRCPDCGSSNIIRSYDRGELTCMNCGLVIDEKLIDQGPEWRAFTPEEREKRDRVGPPISTTSVEGVSPTVIQWPIRDSTGHKLSPQKVFEVSRWRRWQIRSRIQTSQDRNIQQATNHLERIAFRLNLPQNVKEEALKIYKAAVKAGLVRGRSIESVMAASIYAACRQLKIPRTLDEIADCTRAGRKDVARCYRLLLRHVKLNIPIADPVDFVPRIVSSLSLSGVLQRKAIEIIQQARKFGLTAGKDPAGLAAAAIYIASLLTGERKTQKEIARAAQVTEVTVRNRYKELIRKLKIPITS
- the ilvE gene encoding branched-chain-amino-acid transaminase, whose product is MEREPLVYIDGNLVPKSQAKVSVFDHGFLYGDGVFESIIVTDGVAFKLKEHVDRLYDSAKAICIDIPMSKEEMVKTIVDVVRANGFKDAYVRVIVTRGVGDLGLDPRKCSKPTIVIIVDKIKLYSDDAWSKGLTAIISSVRRDRVDATTHEVKSMNYLNNILAKIEANAVGADEAIMLDDRGFVAEGTADNIFIVKNGVIYTPPRSSGILPGITRARVMRLAEELGYRVIEKDVTPAELLTADEVFLTGTAAGIVPVVKIAGRVVGDGKPGPITKKLLEKFRELVRDPSEGVRIF
- a CDS encoding 50S ribosomal protein L15e, which encodes MILDREVLELKSMYHYIAEHWKRPYEGEMKEVMRQRLIEWRREPTVVRIEKPTRLNRARALGYKAKQGFVVVRVRVRKGGQRKPRPDSGRRPKRMGVHGYTTWKSLRLIAEERAARKFPNLEVLNSYYVGEDGRYKWYEVIMVDPNHPAIQSDPEINWICRPANRGRAFRALTSAGKKMRGLRKSRGLKGTHNYKWKRKQRERELKKGKESGGHRSKAGLFEAKEEGET